Proteins encoded together in one Panthera uncia isolate 11264 chromosome A2, Puncia_PCG_1.0, whole genome shotgun sequence window:
- the TMEM221 gene encoding transmembrane protein 221: protein MARSYGGRVLAAMTLLGIPAAVLAALGAQLLFQLQAGRAELRGMRADGLGPELDAGPGLPEDAAGALLPLAAALAALALVLGLTSLLLAALCGHLGAELARGPGPGRSDWFLYDCRLLRHVALGLFCCGVSVYLAALSIYALLLFEIETGAAAASILGVGALVLVAALTHTLVRAARATRRGLHELSPPHFEDDPVRPAEVSKASPRAQPQQGTHHGTPYSSFPEPGDPVRPTGAATVPTAKGGGWEGSLPLSRMHRTLSAGRGHWEGITHEMRSMLGHRPGGSGKDSTLV from the exons ATGGCCCGGTCTTACGGGGGCCGGGTGCTGGCCGCGATGACCCTGCTGGGCATCCCGGCGGCGGTGCTGGCGGCGCTGGGAGCGCAGCTGCTGTTCCAGCTGCAGGCGGGCCGCGCGGAGCTGCGGGGAATGCGCGCCGACGGGCTGGGCCCGGAGCTGGACGCCGGCCCAGGGCTGCCCGAGGACGCGGCCGGGGCGCTGCTGCCTCTGGCCGCCGCGCTTGCTGCGCTCGCCCTGGTGTTGGGCCTCACCAGCCTTCTGCTCGCCGCGCTCTGCGGCCACCTGGGCGCCGAACTGGCGCGGGGGCCGGGTCCCGGCAG GTCTGACTGGTTTCTCTATGACTGCCGCCTCCTCAGACACGTGGCCCTTGGCCTCTTCTGCTGCGGGGTCTCTGTCTACTTAGCAG CACTGTCCATCTACGCCCTGCTGCTCTTTGAGATCGAGACAGGTGCAGCCGCCGCCTCCATCCTCGGAGTGGGGGCTCTGGTCCTGGTGGCGGCACTGACCCACACCCTGGTCCGAGCTGCCCGGGCCACCCGCCGTGGCCTCCACGAACTGTCCCCACCGCACTTTGAAGATGATCCTGTCCGTCCTGCTGAAGTCTCCAAGGCCAGCCCCAGGGCTCAGCCCCAGCAGGGTACCCACCACGGGACCCCCTACTCATCCTTCCCAGAACCTGGGGACCCCGTCAGACCCACGGGTGCTGCTACAGTGCCTACGGCcaagggaggaggctgggagggcagcCTGCCTTTATCCCGCATGCACCGGACACTGTCAGCTGGCAGGGGGCACTGGGAAGGGATCACCCATGAGATGCGCAGCATGCTGGGCCACAGGCCAGGGGGCTCAGGGAAGGACTCCACCCTGGTGTGA
- the MVB12A gene encoding multivesicular body subunit 12A — translation MDPGPGTDTAPLAGLVWSSASAPPPRGFSAISCTVEGTPANFGKSFAQKSGYFLCFNSLGSLENPQENVVTDIQVLVDKSPLPPGFSPVCDPLDSKASVSKKKRMCMKLVPLGAADTAVFDVRLSGKTKTVPGYLRVGDMGGFAIWCKKAKAPRPVPKPRALSRDMRGLSLDPPAQPSKGGFPERTLSRVGSRASTLRRSDSIYEASNLYGISAMDGVPFTLHPRFEGKSCGPLAFSAFADLTIKSLADIEEEYNYGFVVEKTAAARLPPSVS, via the exons ATGGATCCAGGACCCGGAACCGACACGGCGCCGCTGGCTGGCCTGGTCTGGTCGTCGGCTTCGGCGCCTCCGCCACGGGGATTCAGTGCG ATCTCCTGCACCGTGGAAGGGACGCCCGCCAACTTCGGCAAGAGCTTCGCGCAGAAGTCTGGCTACTTTCTGTGCTTCAATTCTTTGGGCAGCCTAGAG aaTCCGCAGGAAAATGTGGTGACCGATATCCAGGTCCTGGTGGACAAGAGCCCCCTCCCACCGGGCTTTTCCCCGGTCTGCGACCCCCTGGACTCCA agGCCTCTGTGTCCAAGAAGAAACGCATGTGTATGAAGCTGGTGCCCCTGGGGGCTGCAGACACAGCTGTGTTTGATGTCCGGCTGAGTGGGAAGACCAAGACCGTGCCTGGATACCTGCGAGTAGG gGACATGGGAGGCTTTGCCATTTGGTGCAAGAAGGCCAAGGCCCCCAGGCCGGTGCCCAAGCCCCGAGCTCTCAGCCGGGACATGCGGGGCCTCTCCCTGGACCCACCTGCCCAGCCCAG CAAGGGCGGCTTTCCAGAGCGGACCCTGTCCCGGGTTGGCTCTCGGGCATCTACTCTGCGGAGGAGCGACTCCATCTACGAGGCCTCCAACCTCTATGGCATCTCAG CCATGGATGGTGTTCCCTTCACGCTGCACCCGCGCTTTGAGGGCAAGAGCTGTGGCCCCCTG GCCTTCTCTGCCTTTGCCGATCTGACCATCAAGTCACTGGCGGATATTGAGGAGGAG TATAACTACGGCTTTGTGGTGGAGAAGACTGCGGCTGCGCGCCTGCCCCCCAGCGTCTCGTAG